In the Urocitellus parryii isolate mUroPar1 chromosome 10, mUroPar1.hap1, whole genome shotgun sequence genome, one interval contains:
- the Enam gene encoding enamelin — translation MLLLQCRNGASFPKLYNLVSSGKMKILLVFLGLLGNSAAMPMHMPRMPGFSSKSEEMMRFGPFNFMNAPHMAHMGLYGNGFQIPQPFPQYQMPMWPQPQPNAWQNPPEPQHQTKTDQTQETQKPNQTQPKNPPQKQPLKQPPQATTQGKEETQPPQAFPPFGNGLFPYGQPPWPIPQRVPPPRYGRLPLSNEEGNPYFGYFGYHGFGGHPPYYSEEMFDDIEKPKEKDPPKAESPPAEPSANSTVTETNSTQPNPGRSQGGNDTYSIGNNAPVPNTGSNPTAQNGVFPPPSVNVSGQGGPRSQIPWRPSQPNIHEIYPNPNIRNPPTGRQWHPTGTAMGHRQYGPLYRNQQVQRGPRWNSLAWEGKQATRPGNPTYRKAYPPTSRVNYPNYAGNPANFRRKPQTPNKHLMGTNVIPLGPKQATVGRNEKIQNPQEKSLGQKDRIISPTKDTAGVWKTSQHYGVNKPNYKSLRPEDNMLGPNFNSINQRENSYFPRGDSRKAPSSDVQTQSQNLPKGIALEPRRIPYESETNQPELKHSTQQPVYPEEIPSTTREHFPTGRNTWSNKEIPPYFKEDPGRQEEHLPQPSQGSRGSIFYHEYNPYYPRENLPYIRSNIWDERIDSPNTIRQPENPRYSMNTLVQKETVHYNAEDPIDPTGDESFPARSKWGEEELSFKGSPTVRLYEGEQYASNQPKQYPPSSLDNPSKPKEDFPYSEFYPWSPEETFPSYNPGPTISPPVENRGYYGNNAIGEEESTFFPSWNSWDHRIQPQGQKERESYFNRNFWDQATNSQKASLPDQKENNPYSSNTPAGLQKNPTWQEGQNLNYDMQITSLNSPERQHLAFPDFIPQSYPSGQKEAHLFHHSPRGSCCVSGSTGHKDNPLALQDYTSSYNLAPGENQATNPMYTESSLTKHTRPIVSPTNILPGQRNSSEKKLPGESQNTSPFREDVSTLRRNTPCSVKNQLDQTGMMSSSETSSPQSKNIPCLKNDLGGDRNNILEQIFEGNQLNERSVALTPEQLVIGTIDEGSKPEGIQNEVQENEGERQQQRPPSILHVPCFGSKLAKLHSSSTGTPSSNGRQGQFDGDLTIPTENPNTLLGLATEEPFKNINVDQLNADEHIPFESFQRGTNPQDHIQDCLLLQV, via the exons atgttgctgCTTCAGTGCAGGAATGGAGCCTCTTTTCCTAAGTTATATAACTTG GTATCAAGTGGAAAAATGAAGATTCTCCTGGTCTTTCTAGGTCTTCTTGGTAATTCTGCTGCTATGCca ATGCATATGCCCCGAATGCCTGGATTTAGCAGTAAAAGTGAAGAG ATGATGCGTTTTGGTCCATTCAACTTTATGAATGCCCCACAT ATGGCACATATGGGCCTTTATGGAAATGGTTTTCAAATCCCTCAGCCATTTCCACAGTACCAGATGCCCATGTGGCCTCAGCCACAACCCAATGCATGGCAGAATCCCCCAGAACCCCAACACCAGACCAAGACTGATCAAACCCAAGAGACACAGAAACCCAACCAAACCCAGCCAAAAAATCCACCACAAAAACAGCCTTTAAAGCAGCCACCACAAGCCACAACTCAGGGCAAAGAAGAAACCCAACCTCCTCAG gCATTCCCACCATTTGGCAATGGACTATTTCCCTATGGCCAACCACCCTGGCCAATTCCACAg AGGGTACCGCCACCACGTTATGGACGTCTACCACTCAGCAATGAAGAAGGA AATccttattttggatattttggatatcaTGGCTTTGGAGGTCACCCCCCTTATTATTCAGAAGAGATGTTTGATGATATtgaaaaacccaaagaaaaagatccTCCTAAAGCTGAGAGTCCACCCGCAGAACCCTCAGCTAATTCAACAGTTACTGAGACTAATTCTACCCAGCCAAATCCTGGAAGAAGTCAAGGTGGAAATGACACCTACTCAATAGGAAATAATGCCCCAGTACCCAACACTGGGAGCAACCCTACAGCTCAAAATGGTGTCTTCCCACCCCCTTCAGTTAATGTTTCAGGCCAGGGAGGGCCCAGAAGTCAAATCCCATGGAGACCAAGTCAGCCAAATATTCATGAAATTTACCCAAATCCTAACATCCGAAATCCTCCTACTGGAAGACAATGGCATCCCACTGGTACTGCCATGGGACACAGACAGTATGGGCCTTTATACCGAAATCAACAAGTTCAACGGGGTCCTCGGTGGAATTCCTTAGCTTGGGAAGGCAAACAAGCAACTCGGCCAGGAAATCCAACTTATCGTAAAGCTTATCCTCCCACTTCAAGAGTCAATTACCCCAATTATGCAGGAAATCCAGCAAATTTCAGAAGAAAGCCTCAGACACCAAATAAACACCTTATGGGAACCAATGTCATACCCTTGGGCCCCAAACAGGCTACTGTTGGCCgcaatgaaaaaattcaaaatccacaAGAAAAATCATTAGGCCAAAAAGATAGAATAATCAGTCCTACAAAGGATACAGCTGGTGTTTGGAAAACCTCTCAACATTATGGAgttaataaaccaaattataaatcaCTTCGCCCCGAGGACAATATGCTAGGTccaaattttaattctattaatCAACgtgaaaattcttattttccaaGAGGAGATTCCAGAAAAGCACCAAGTTCTGATGTACAAACCCAAAGTCAGAATTTGCCCAAAGGTATTGCTTTAGAACCAAGAAGAATCCCATATGAATCAGAAACTAATCAGCCTGAATTAAAGCACAGTACACAACAGCCTGTATACCCTGAGGAAATTCCCTCTACTACAAGAGAACATTTTCCTACTGGAAGAAATACTTGGAGCAACAAAGAAATTCCTCCATACTTTAAGGAAGATCCTGGGAGGCAAGAAGAACATTTGCCACAGCCATCCCAAGGCTCTAGAGGAAGTATTTTCTACCATGAATATAACCCCTATTATCCCAGGGAAAATTTACCATACATTAGAAGCAATATCTGGGATGAGAGAATTGATTCTCCCAATACTATAAGGCAACCAGAAAATCCACGGTACTCTATGAATACTCTAGTGCAGAAAGAGACAGTCCATTACAATGCAGAGGACCCAATAGATCCAACTGGAGATGAATCTTTTCCAGCACGAAGTAAATGGGGTGAGGAAGAGTTGAGCTTTAAAGGAAGTCCAACAGTGAGGCTCTATGAAGGCGAGCAATATGCTTCAAATCAACCAAAGCAGTATCCTCCCTCTTCCTTAGATAATCCATCAAAACCCAAGGAAGACTTTCCTTATAGTGAATTTTATCCCTGGAGCCCAGAAGAGACTTTTCCATCATATAATCCAGGTCCCACTATATCACCACCTGTGGAGAACAGGGGCTATTATGGTAATAATGCTATTGGAGAAGAAGAAAgcactttctttccttcatggAACTCCTGGGACCACAGGATTCAACCCcaaggacagaaagaaagagagtcaTATTTCAACAGAAATTTCTGGGATCAGGCAACAAATTCACAGAAAGCTAGTCTACCAGACCAAAAAGAGAACAATCCCTATTCCAGTAATACCCCAGCCGGGCTTCAGAAAAATCCAACATGGCAGGAAGGTCAGAATTTGAACTATGACATGCAAATTACTAGTTTAAATTCACCAGAGAGACAACATTTGGCTTTCCCAGACTTCATTCCTCAAAGCTACCCATCAGGACAAAAAGAAGCACATTTATTTCACCACAGCCCAAGAGGTTCTTGCTGTGTTAGTGGCTCCACGGGACACAAGGACAATCCACTGGCTCTTCAAGATTACACTTCATCCTACAATCTTGCACCAGGGGAGAACCAAGCCACCAACCCTATGTACACAGAAAGTAGTCTTACCAAGCATACAAGACCTATTGTCTCCCCAACAAACATTCTCCCTGGTCAAAGAAACAGCTCAGAGAAGAAACTGCCTGGGGAAAGCCAAAACACAAGTCCTTTTAGAGAGGATGTGTCCACTCTGAGAAGGAATACACCATGTTCTGTAAAGAATCAACTGGACCAAACAGGAATGATGTCCTCTTCTGAGACCAGCTCTCCTCAATCAAAAAATATACCGTGTCTCAAGAATGATCTTGGAGGAGATAGGAACAATATTCTAGAACAAATTTTTGAAGGAAACCAGCTCAATGAAAGATCTGTTGCCCTTACTCCTGAGCAACTTGTTATTGGTACCATTGATGAAGGCTCCAAGCCTGAAGGCATTCAAAATGAAGTCCAAGAAAATGAGGGTGAGAGACAGCAACAAAGACCACCTAGCATCCTGCACGTACCATGCTTTGGCTCCAAATTAGCAAAGCTTCACTCTTCCAGCACTGGAACTCCATCTAGCAATGGAAGGCAAGGCCAATTTGATGGGGATCTAACTATACCTACTGAAAATCCTAATACATTGCTTGGGTTAGCTACTGAGGAACcatttaagaatataaatgtaGACCAACTTAATGCAGATGAACACATTCCATTTGAATCCTTTCAAAGAGGGACCAATCCACAGGACCATATACAAGACTGCTTATTACTTCAGGTCTAG